The following coding sequences are from one uncultured Cohaesibacter sp. window:
- a CDS encoding PhnD/SsuA/transferrin family substrate-binding protein, giving the protein MMNIFYAGLFKQKAPTGVFLSLLGKAARFFVVLLGISFAAGLWVASASFAQDAVERHALEQLQPDATSKSQTQQAQEFQAQPLQAAPDSSGSIISAAPSDSENVVKLLDNKPPLRVGLVAEQGASYLQARIEPFRKYLQESLSRPIVVVAFNSMSSLMDAHIGHQVDYSIYPASVFSMAYAACGCLTPMVAPVSRQAPDGTYMLLLVRGDSGIQSLADLSGRSMALSSKNGAVPFYMAMNELKKAGFNPERDLGSLVGRDNPQDALALLDEGAVDAALVWSSTPYNQNIFTSEGAVSAYIDAAKDKKSSSDQPDFISIWHSPAIPAGPHVIHNEVSKQERVDLINALKNMDKDDPDAYDAIERRYDGGFRNVTLKDYEPLIEVATTR; this is encoded by the coding sequence ATGATGAATATTTTTTATGCTGGGCTGTTCAAACAGAAAGCGCCAACAGGGGTGTTTCTTAGTCTTCTTGGAAAGGCTGCCCGCTTCTTTGTTGTGTTACTGGGAATAAGCTTTGCCGCTGGGCTCTGGGTCGCGAGTGCTTCGTTCGCTCAGGACGCCGTGGAGCGCCACGCGCTTGAGCAGCTCCAGCCAGACGCCACCAGCAAAAGCCAGACGCAACAGGCTCAAGAATTTCAAGCCCAACCTTTGCAAGCGGCACCAGACTCCTCTGGCTCCATCATTTCTGCCGCGCCCTCTGATAGCGAAAATGTAGTTAAATTGCTAGACAACAAACCGCCCTTGCGTGTTGGCCTGGTGGCTGAGCAGGGGGCCAGCTATCTGCAGGCGCGGATAGAGCCGTTTCGTAAATATCTGCAGGAAAGCCTGTCCCGGCCAATTGTTGTGGTCGCATTCAATTCCATGTCTTCTCTCATGGATGCCCACATAGGGCATCAGGTGGACTACTCGATTTATCCTGCTAGCGTTTTTTCCATGGCTTATGCTGCATGCGGATGTCTGACGCCAATGGTGGCTCCCGTATCAAGGCAGGCGCCAGATGGCACTTATATGTTACTTCTCGTGCGTGGCGATAGCGGCATTCAAAGTCTGGCGGATTTGTCTGGGCGATCCATGGCTTTGTCTTCAAAGAATGGTGCCGTACCATTTTACATGGCCATGAATGAGTTGAAGAAGGCCGGGTTCAATCCTGAGCGTGATCTGGGCTCTCTGGTCGGTCGGGATAATCCGCAAGACGCGCTGGCTCTGCTGGATGAGGGGGCGGTTGATGCCGCGCTGGTGTGGTCCTCCACACCCTACAATCAGAATATATTCACCAGCGAGGGTGCTGTTTCCGCCTATATCGATGCTGCCAAAGACAAAAAAAGCTCATCGGATCAACCAGACTTTATCTCCATCTGGCATTCTCCGGCCATTCCGGCAGGCCCTCATGTCATTCATAACGAGGTATCCAAACAGGAACGTGTTGATTTGATCAATGCGCTCAAGAACATGGATAAAGATGACCCGGACGCCTATGACGCGATCGAGCGTCGTTATGATGGTGGTTTCAGGAACGTTACCCTGAAAGATTATGAGCCCTTGATCGAGGTCGCGACCACGCGATAA
- a CDS encoding purine-nucleoside phosphorylase — MTIIGLAQDAAKRVLEKVEGPVKVGMVLGSGLGALADEVEDAKRFSYQKLPGFPVSSVSSHASELVIGTLMGVKVAILAGRVHYYEQGDATVMKQPLATLKALGCEQLLLTNAAGSLRQDVAPGELMLIDDHINWSGRSPLIGVESDDRFVGLTEAYDAELRGKLIRAAAVADVKLDSGVYAWFSGPNFETPAEIRAARILGADAVGMSTVPEVILARWMNMRVAAISTITNYGAGMTGTELSHEETKEVGPIGAKKLIKVIRAYLQALSSEA; from the coding sequence ATGACCATTATAGGACTGGCTCAGGATGCCGCCAAACGTGTGCTGGAAAAAGTTGAAGGCCCCGTCAAGGTCGGCATGGTCCTTGGCTCCGGATTGGGAGCATTGGCCGATGAGGTGGAAGATGCCAAGCGGTTTTCTTACCAGAAGCTACCCGGCTTTCCCGTTTCTTCCGTGTCGTCACATGCCTCGGAGCTTGTCATCGGAACGCTTATGGGTGTCAAGGTCGCCATTCTTGCCGGTCGTGTGCACTATTATGAGCAGGGCGATGCAACTGTGATGAAGCAGCCTCTGGCAACGCTTAAGGCGCTTGGCTGTGAGCAGCTTCTGCTCACCAATGCGGCCGGATCTTTGCGTCAGGACGTGGCTCCGGGGGAATTGATGCTGATTGATGATCATATCAACTGGTCCGGGCGCTCACCTCTCATTGGTGTTGAAAGTGATGATCGCTTTGTCGGCCTCACCGAGGCTTATGATGCCGAGTTGCGGGGCAAACTTATCCGCGCAGCAGCTGTTGCAGATGTTAAGCTGGATTCCGGTGTCTACGCCTGGTTTTCCGGTCCCAATTTTGAAACGCCTGCCGAAATCCGCGCAGCCCGCATTCTGGGGGCCGATGCCGTTGGCATGTCAACCGTACCGGAAGTCATTCTGGCGCGCTGGATGAACATGCGCGTTGCTGCCATTTCAACCATTACCAACTATGGAGCCGGGATGACCGGAACCGAATTATCGCACGAAGAGACCAAGGAAGTCGGGCCGATCGGGGCGAAGAAACTGATCAAGGTGATCCGCGCCTATTTGCAGGCCTTGTCCTCAGAGGCCTAA
- the cpaB gene encoding Flp pilus assembly protein CpaB: MRVARIAVIVVALLAGLIALVLAQSLGNKKPVEKVVAAKPVEQIELTEVLTASQNVTLGTSFTADLFTWRKWPKASTAPGYITRDQRPDADSELVGAVARGSFLEGEPINEGKLAIGGRGMMSSVLPKGYRAIATSISAATSAGGFILPKDRVDVILTEEGKKGVSSETILNNVRVLAIDQTTEEKDGVKVVVGETATLELLPQQAETLTAAQSEGKISLVLRSLEDADDKTEVSEAQSGTIIMVRSGTMTKRTVKQ; encoded by the coding sequence ATGAGAGTAGCGCGAATTGCCGTCATCGTTGTTGCCTTGCTCGCCGGGTTGATAGCCTTGGTGCTTGCCCAGTCTCTTGGCAACAAAAAACCGGTAGAAAAAGTAGTAGCTGCCAAACCTGTCGAGCAGATCGAGCTCACGGAAGTTTTGACCGCATCACAGAATGTGACGCTTGGAACCAGCTTTACTGCGGACTTGTTCACCTGGCGCAAATGGCCCAAGGCAAGCACTGCCCCTGGCTACATCACCCGTGACCAGCGACCTGACGCGGATAGCGAACTTGTTGGCGCTGTGGCGCGCGGATCCTTTCTTGAAGGTGAACCGATCAATGAAGGCAAGCTGGCTATTGGCGGCAGAGGCATGATGTCTTCTGTTTTGCCAAAAGGCTATCGGGCCATTGCTACTTCCATTTCCGCAGCGACCAGTGCCGGTGGTTTTATTCTTCCTAAAGATAGGGTCGACGTGATCCTTACCGAGGAGGGAAAGAAAGGCGTCAGCTCCGAAACGATCCTGAACAATGTACGCGTTTTGGCTATTGACCAGACAACCGAAGAAAAAGATGGCGTCAAGGTCGTGGTCGGCGAAACAGCAACGCTGGAACTTCTGCCTCAGCAGGCTGAAACGCTGACGGCGGCTCAATCCGAAGGAAAGATTTCTCTGGTGCTGCGCTCTCTTGAAGATGCCGACGATAAAACAGAGGTTTCCGAAGCCCAAAGCGGAACCATAATTATGGTGCGCTCTGGCACGATGACGAAGAGGACGGTAAAGCAATGA
- the deoA gene encoding thymidine phosphorylase, with protein MLPQEIIRKKRDGGRLSAEEIGFFVRGITDGSVTEGQISALAMAVFFQGMELDERVALTLAMRDSGSVLDWSELDGPVVDKHSTGGVGDNTSLMLAPALAALGVFVPMISGRGLGHTGGTLDKFDSIPGYVTQPDNDLFRKVTKEVGCAVIGQTADLAPADKRFYGIRDVTATVESIHLITASILSKKLAAGLQGLVLDVKSGSGAFMPTHEESIALAKSLVTVAKGAGVKTSALITDMNEPLATAAGNAIEMKNAVQFLTGDAIDPRNWDITVALCAEMLLIGGAVTSRQEGTEKIEDAFRSGRAAEKFGEMVAALGGPADFIENMEDYLKLAPMVADIYADEAGFVEAIDTRQVGLGVVELGGGRIRAADPIDHSVGFDALAGLGEKVDANTPIARVYANNQDQIDKATARIKAAYSIGETGTNSNTVYDIIE; from the coding sequence ATGCTGCCACAGGAAATCATTCGCAAGAAACGGGACGGCGGCAGATTGAGCGCCGAGGAAATCGGCTTTTTTGTTCGCGGCATCACCGATGGCTCGGTCACCGAAGGGCAGATCTCGGCTTTGGCCATGGCCGTGTTCTTTCAGGGCATGGAGCTTGATGAGCGCGTCGCGCTGACGTTGGCAATGCGGGATTCTGGTTCCGTGCTGGATTGGTCCGAACTGGATGGCCCCGTGGTCGACAAGCATTCAACCGGTGGGGTGGGAGACAATACCTCGCTGATGCTGGCGCCCGCGTTGGCTGCCTTGGGCGTTTTCGTGCCGATGATCTCGGGGCGAGGACTCGGCCACACAGGCGGCACGCTCGACAAGTTTGATTCCATTCCCGGTTACGTCACCCAACCTGACAACGATCTGTTTCGCAAGGTGACCAAAGAGGTCGGCTGTGCGGTCATAGGGCAGACTGCGGATCTGGCTCCGGCAGACAAACGCTTTTACGGTATCCGCGATGTAACCGCGACCGTGGAAAGTATTCATCTCATCACAGCCTCGATCCTCTCCAAAAAACTGGCTGCTGGTCTGCAAGGACTCGTGCTGGATGTAAAATCCGGCTCGGGCGCTTTCATGCCGACCCACGAGGAGAGCATAGCGCTGGCCAAGAGCCTTGTTACGGTCGCCAAGGGGGCAGGGGTCAAGACTTCCGCTCTTATCACCGATATGAACGAACCGCTTGCCACGGCAGCGGGCAACGCTATCGAGATGAAAAACGCCGTGCAGTTCCTCACCGGCGACGCGATTGACCCGCGCAACTGGGACATCACTGTTGCCCTTTGTGCCGAGATGTTGCTGATCGGTGGAGCGGTAACCTCACGTCAGGAGGGCACCGAAAAGATTGAGGACGCCTTCCGTTCTGGCCGCGCTGCGGAGAAATTCGGCGAGATGGTTGCTGCGCTTGGTGGGCCTGCCGATTTCATCGAAAATATGGAAGACTACCTCAAGCTGGCTCCTATGGTTGCCGATATCTATGCAGATGAAGCCGGTTTTGTTGAGGCTATCGATACCCGCCAGGTGGGACTTGGTGTGGTTGAGTTGGGCGGCGGGCGCATCCGCGCAGCTGATCCGATTGATCATTCCGTCGGGTTCGACGCACTCGCCGGTCTTGGCGAGAAAGTTGATGCAAACACGCCCATTGCGCGCGTTTATGCCAACAATCAGGACCAGATCGACAAGGCAACCGCACGCATAAAGGCGGCCTATAGCATCGGCGAGACGGGGACAAACAGCAACACCGTCTATGACATCATCGAATAG
- the upp gene encoding uracil phosphoribosyltransferase, translating to MQQVTVVDHPLVQHKLTIMRDKDTSTASFRQLLREISHLLCYEATRELEMTTKLIETPLMEMRAPTLAGKKLVFASILRAGNGLLEGMLDLVPSARVAHVGLYRDPVTFEAVEYYFKAPEDLEDRLVIAVDPMLATANSAILAINKLKKSGAQNIRFVSLLAAPEGIEAFTEAHPDVPVITAAIDKKLNEKNYILPGLGDAGDRMYGTK from the coding sequence ATGCAGCAGGTAACCGTCGTCGACCATCCGCTTGTTCAGCACAAACTCACAATCATGCGGGACAAGGATACCTCCACGGCATCTTTTCGTCAGCTGCTGCGGGAAATTTCCCATCTGCTTTGCTACGAAGCAACCCGTGAGCTGGAAATGACCACCAAGTTGATCGAAACCCCGCTGATGGAAATGCGCGCGCCAACGCTCGCAGGCAAAAAGCTGGTCTTTGCTTCCATCCTGCGCGCAGGCAACGGCCTTCTGGAAGGCATGCTGGATCTGGTGCCATCCGCACGTGTGGCCCATGTCGGTCTTTATCGTGATCCGGTGACGTTTGAAGCGGTTGAATATTATTTCAAGGCTCCTGAAGATCTGGAAGACCGCTTGGTCATCGCGGTTGATCCGATGTTGGCAACAGCCAATTCTGCTATTCTGGCTATCAACAAGCTTAAGAAAAGCGGAGCTCAGAACATTCGCTTTGTATCCCTGTTGGCTGCGCCTGAGGGCATTGAGGCCTTTACGGAAGCGCATCCCGATGTGCCGGTAATCACGGCTGCCATCGACAAGAAGCTCAATGAGAAAAACTACATTCTGCCCGGTCTTGGCGATGCTGGCGACCGTATGTACGGTACCAAATAA
- the add gene encoding adenosine deaminase has translation MKNNVPSQTLLKAELHVHIEGAAHPELVHRLAERHGKNLDAFMRKDGSYIWSDFTNFLECYDKVAAVICTPEDYADLTEDYLLRNAAEGCIYTELFLSPDHVAALGMSYENLLEGISIGYERAKAKSAADGFPIEARFIVTCLRHMGPEPAIEVAKRVVAQPHPLVTGFGMGGDERLYSQRAFAPAFEIAHEAGLICTTHAGEFGGPQSVKDALDHLPVKRIGHGVRSVEDSELMKRLADERIVLETCPHSNVALGLYPSLREHPLAELIKAGVLTTLSSDDPPFFSTSIGKEYDDIQAATGWDKSFMEGFTRRSLEAAFLDDETRKVLLDRLPHSA, from the coding sequence ATGAAAAACAATGTGCCGTCACAAACGCTCCTCAAGGCAGAACTTCACGTCCATATCGAAGGTGCAGCCCACCCCGAACTGGTGCATCGGCTGGCCGAAAGGCACGGCAAGAATCTTGATGCCTTCATGCGCAAGGATGGCAGTTACATCTGGTCCGACTTTACCAATTTTCTTGAGTGCTACGACAAGGTCGCCGCTGTCATTTGTACACCGGAAGATTATGCGGATCTGACCGAAGATTACCTTTTGAGAAATGCCGCAGAAGGCTGCATCTATACCGAGCTTTTCCTTTCGCCCGATCATGTGGCCGCGCTCGGGATGAGCTATGAAAATCTGCTTGAAGGCATTTCCATCGGCTATGAGCGAGCCAAGGCAAAGAGCGCTGCCGATGGTTTCCCCATTGAAGCCCGCTTCATTGTCACCTGCTTGCGTCATATGGGGCCTGAGCCCGCCATCGAAGTTGCAAAGCGGGTTGTCGCGCAGCCCCATCCTCTGGTGACAGGGTTCGGCATGGGAGGGGACGAGAGGCTCTACAGCCAGCGAGCCTTTGCCCCTGCTTTTGAAATCGCTCACGAGGCCGGACTGATCTGCACTACCCATGCTGGAGAGTTCGGCGGGCCTCAAAGCGTCAAGGACGCGCTTGATCATCTTCCCGTCAAACGCATCGGCCACGGGGTGCGCTCGGTTGAGGATTCCGAGCTGATGAAACGGCTGGCCGATGAGAGGATCGTGCTTGAAACCTGCCCCCATTCGAATGTGGCGCTCGGGCTTTACCCCTCGCTGCGCGAGCATCCATTGGCAGAGCTGATCAAGGCCGGTGTGCTTACGACCCTGTCATCTGACGACCCGCCCTTCTTTTCAACCTCGATTGGCAAGGAATATGACGATATACAAGCGGCGACTGGCTGGGACAAGTCTTTCATGGAAGGCTTTACGCGCCGCTCCCTTGAAGCTGCTTTCCTGGATGATGAAACCAGAAAAGTCCTTCTTGATCGCCTTCCCCATTCGGCGTGA
- a CDS encoding TadE/TadG family type IV pilus assembly protein, producing the protein MTILSAIRSHLRHFRKDERGVSAIEFVLVVPLMALIAIGSWEITKAMLTKRKVAHLASSIANLAAQDDNITSSDWTTFQDIADKILYPYNSFTRRIGLLVVEVDSSGRINTLCQFGTASIDPSTLPTGLQIANTTYLMSASEVDYVAFSKDNSFYGITPGISDMTFRDTAIFAPRNADTITCN; encoded by the coding sequence ATGACAATTCTTTCTGCTATCCGCTCCCATCTACGGCATTTTCGCAAGGATGAACGTGGCGTCTCTGCGATTGAATTTGTGCTCGTTGTGCCTCTCATGGCGCTTATTGCCATTGGGTCCTGGGAAATAACCAAAGCCATGTTGACCAAGCGAAAGGTTGCACATCTCGCTTCATCCATTGCCAATCTGGCGGCGCAAGACGATAACATCACCTCATCAGACTGGACCACATTCCAGGATATTGCCGACAAGATCCTCTATCCCTACAACAGTTTCACGCGCCGGATCGGGTTACTCGTCGTTGAAGTGGACAGCTCAGGCCGAATTAACACGCTCTGTCAATTTGGCACCGCAAGCATCGATCCCAGCACGCTGCCAACCGGCCTGCAAATCGCGAACACCACCTACCTTATGAGTGCTTCCGAAGTCGACTATGTGGCCTTTTCCAAGGATAACAGCTTCTATGGGATTACCCCCGGCATCTCCGACATGACCTTTAGGGACACTGCGATATTTGCCCCAAGAAATGCCGATACAATAACCTGCAACTGA
- a CDS encoding pilus assembly protein N-terminal domain-containing protein has translation MKFARVLSAFISITFFSMVHSALAEQSYPMIDVKLDRAKVMRVSRPAAMVIIGNPAIADATIKDSQTLIITGKQYGTTNLIVLDSAGEPIADEVLSVSSSTESNVVVYKGADRYTLHCSPDCEPVYRIGDENSKLGELSSAINIYNQLSKGQEVQADPR, from the coding sequence ATGAAATTCGCGCGTGTTTTATCCGCATTTATCTCAATAACATTTTTCTCTATGGTGCACAGTGCTTTGGCCGAGCAATCTTACCCCATGATTGATGTGAAATTGGACCGCGCCAAGGTCATGCGGGTGTCTCGACCGGCAGCCATGGTTATTATCGGCAATCCGGCTATTGCGGATGCAACTATTAAAGACAGCCAAACCCTGATCATCACCGGCAAACAATATGGCACGACCAACCTGATCGTACTTGATAGCGCAGGAGAGCCCATCGCCGACGAAGTATTGAGCGTATCGTCCTCTACCGAGAGTAATGTGGTGGTCTATAAAGGTGCAGATCGCTACACGCTGCATTGTTCACCAGATTGCGAACCGGTTTATCGCATCGGAGACGAGAATAGCAAACTGGGTGAGCTTTCTTCGGCGATCAATATTTATAACCAACTGTCCAAGGGACAGGAAGTCCAAGCCGATCCACGCTGA
- a CDS encoding HAD family phosphatase, with amino-acid sequence MTKNPSIVVFDIGNVLLRWDMHFLYESYFASREEIDAFVKETNLDEWNLQQDLGRDWAEATESLVKEHPNFEKEIRAFRQRWHDMVPGVIAGTVLIKERLQEMNVPLYAITNFASDTFRECQERFPTLKQFRDIVISGDEKIVKPDAAIFHCLLERNNLKAEDCLFVDDNFSNIEAARAVGMHGHHFKSPFAFAQALRDYEFGI; translated from the coding sequence ATGACAAAAAATCCATCCATCGTGGTTTTCGATATTGGGAATGTCCTTCTGCGTTGGGACATGCACTTTCTTTATGAATCCTACTTTGCTAGCAGAGAAGAAATCGACGCATTTGTGAAGGAAACAAACCTTGACGAATGGAACTTGCAACAGGATCTTGGCCGAGATTGGGCAGAAGCGACTGAATCGCTTGTGAAAGAGCATCCCAACTTTGAAAAAGAGATCCGTGCTTTTCGGCAGCGTTGGCATGACATGGTGCCAGGTGTGATCGCCGGGACGGTTCTCATCAAGGAACGTCTGCAGGAAATGAATGTGCCTCTCTATGCGATTACCAACTTTGCCAGTGACACATTCCGCGAATGTCAGGAGCGCTTTCCGACGCTCAAGCAGTTTCGCGACATCGTGATTTCCGGCGATGAAAAGATCGTCAAACCGGATGCGGCTATTTTCCATTGCCTGCTCGAGCGCAATAACCTGAAGGCGGAAGACTGCCTGTTTGTGGATGACAATTTTTCCAATATCGAAGCGGCTCGCGCGGTTGGCATGCATGGGCATCATTTCAAGAGCCCATTTGCCTTTGCTCAGGCACTGCGCGATTATGAGTTTGGAATTTGA
- the deoC gene encoding deoxyribose-phosphate aldolase, translating into MENKKLAQKAISLLDLTNLNDDCDDAAIEALCARAKTFYGNTAAVCVWPRFVKKAKECLGGTTIKVATVVNFPHGGENLAETLAETKASLADGADEIDLVIPYKAFKEGRRGFAESIVLRVRDAVPAPARLKTILETGELKEPDLIRAAADMAIEAGADFIKTSTGKVAVNATPEAAEIMMEAIAESGKPVGFKPAGGVKTLEDAGTYLAIAEKYMGSDWATPESFRFGASGVLDALLAAMEGQTASAGDGY; encoded by the coding sequence ATGGAAAATAAAAAACTGGCCCAAAAAGCCATTTCTCTTCTTGACCTGACCAATCTGAACGATGATTGCGACGATGCCGCCATCGAGGCGCTCTGTGCGCGTGCCAAAACCTTTTATGGCAATACGGCTGCGGTTTGCGTCTGGCCGCGTTTTGTCAAGAAAGCGAAAGAATGCCTTGGCGGAACAACCATCAAGGTTGCAACTGTTGTCAACTTTCCCCATGGCGGCGAAAATCTGGCTGAAACTCTTGCTGAAACCAAGGCCTCATTGGCCGATGGTGCCGATGAAATCGATTTGGTCATTCCCTACAAGGCCTTCAAGGAAGGCCGTCGGGGCTTTGCTGAAAGCATCGTGCTCCGGGTAAGGGATGCCGTTCCGGCACCCGCCAGACTGAAGACCATTTTGGAAACGGGCGAGCTGAAGGAGCCGGACCTGATCCGGGCGGCTGCCGACATGGCGATTGAAGCCGGGGCAGACTTCATCAAGACCTCCACCGGCAAGGTGGCCGTTAACGCGACCCCGGAAGCCGCTGAAATCATGATGGAAGCGATCGCCGAGAGCGGCAAACCGGTCGGTTTCAAGCCTGCTGGCGGCGTCAAAACCCTTGAAGACGCAGGAACCTATCTGGCGATTGCCGAGAAATATATGGGCTCCGATTGGGCAACCCCGGAAAGCTTCCGCTTTGGCGCATCCGGTGTGCTTGATGCGCTGCTCGCCGCCATGGAAGGCCAGACAGCCAGCGCAGGAGACGGCTACTGA
- a CDS encoding Flp family type IVb pilin, giving the protein MKKFAHFLKDDSGATAIEYALLAGLIGVGIVAAATTLSSAITGLFEKISTALGNVTVPSGS; this is encoded by the coding sequence ATGAAAAAATTCGCACACTTCCTTAAAGACGATTCTGGCGCAACCGCTATCGAATATGCGCTGCTTGCTGGCCTGATTGGCGTTGGTATTGTGGCTGCTGCTACTACCCTTAGCTCTGCTATCACCGGCCTGTTTGAAAAGATCTCTACCGCTCTTGGTAACGTTACTGTTCCATCAGGTTCTTGA
- a CDS encoding TIGR02281 family clan AA aspartic protease, whose translation MPRLIFAALLAILAFAMLPGVATNWLVQRGYIESFGTTDAADSAPKAHALQTSESNHTVANYNGARRTVIKPGAGGHYFAQAHFENKTVRVIIDTGASLVALTADDARRLGLKPRKSDYNVKVNTAGGVALYARSRVGSIRIGQVDVKNVDVLIAPKGALNITLMGMSYLRKLKTFKIERGRLILES comes from the coding sequence ATGCCACGCCTCATTTTCGCTGCCCTGTTGGCCATTCTTGCTTTTGCCATGCTGCCGGGTGTGGCAACAAACTGGCTTGTGCAGAGGGGCTATATCGAGAGTTTCGGGACAACCGATGCTGCCGACAGCGCACCAAAAGCCCACGCGCTACAAACCTCTGAGTCCAATCACACAGTGGCCAACTACAATGGTGCGCGGCGAACCGTGATCAAGCCGGGCGCCGGTGGACACTATTTCGCTCAGGCCCATTTCGAAAACAAGACCGTACGGGTGATTATAGACACTGGTGCCAGTCTCGTGGCCCTGACGGCAGATGATGCCCGCCGCCTTGGGCTCAAGCCGCGAAAATCCGACTATAACGTCAAAGTGAACACGGCGGGCGGGGTTGCTCTCTATGCGCGTTCCCGCGTGGGCAGCATTCGTATCGGCCAGGTCGATGTGAAGAATGTTGATGTCCTGATTGCGCCCAAGGGAGCACTTAACATTACGCTGATGGGAATGAGCTACCTGCGCAAGCTCAAGACCTTTAAGATAGAACGCGGGCGGCTCATTCTGGAAAGCTGA
- a CDS encoding prepilin peptidase has translation MLSVIFGWSLLLFVPLVFAYAGSSDLFTMRISNRLALIFLLAFPFFAYGVDMSLKDAAMHLASGLITFCVVYVFWLFKWIGGGDAKFSAVAALWLGPTLALVFFALASIYGAVIAIAFLFMRSKYLPVFMLKMEWVMRLYTVKRIPYGLALAAAGLQIYAMSDWMDTGVKLALS, from the coding sequence ATGTTGAGCGTTATTTTCGGATGGAGTCTTTTGCTTTTCGTACCTCTGGTCTTTGCCTATGCCGGAAGCTCCGATCTTTTTACCATGCGCATTTCCAATAGGCTTGCCCTCATCTTTTTGTTGGCCTTCCCTTTCTTCGCCTATGGCGTTGACATGTCTTTGAAAGACGCCGCCATGCATTTGGCTAGCGGTCTGATTACCTTCTGCGTGGTGTATGTATTCTGGCTATTCAAGTGGATTGGCGGTGGAGACGCAAAATTCTCTGCGGTGGCCGCTCTCTGGTTGGGGCCTACGCTCGCACTGGTATTTTTCGCACTCGCTTCTATTTATGGGGCTGTTATAGCCATAGCATTCCTCTTTATGCGTTCAAAATATCTTCCTGTTTTCATGTTAAAGATGGAATGGGTAATGCGGCTATATACCGTCAAACGCATTCCCTATGGTCTGGCGCTCGCAGCTGCAGGCCTTCAAATCTACGCTATGTCTGACTGGATGGACACTGGCGTCAAGCTCGCCCTATCCTGA
- a CDS encoding TadE/TadG family type IV pilus assembly protein yields the protein MKLLSNTGLLKYQGFLQRPFTAAKRAFVKDTDGATTVEFVILITPFLAFLYMLLSMGYLYLNATMLEDGTQTAGRQIRIGAVANSNMQISDFKKLICNSVGISQESCLSDIKIDVTSSPDISTLDTGDDDDDATEIFEPGDPSDYVIVKAKLPMATVNNFFKLFGSSSETTFTISSVLVFRNEPYE from the coding sequence ATGAAGCTGCTCTCGAACACAGGACTTTTAAAATACCAAGGTTTCCTGCAAAGACCATTCACGGCTGCCAAGCGGGCTTTTGTCAAGGATACTGACGGGGCAACAACGGTAGAATTTGTAATTCTGATCACCCCATTTTTGGCTTTTCTATATATGCTGTTGTCGATGGGCTACCTGTATCTCAATGCAACGATGCTTGAGGACGGCACACAAACGGCAGGTCGCCAAATTCGCATCGGGGCTGTTGCCAATTCCAACATGCAGATCTCGGACTTCAAGAAGCTTATCTGTAACTCCGTAGGCATCTCTCAAGAGAGTTGCCTGAGCGACATCAAAATCGATGTGACCAGCTCGCCAGATATCTCCACTCTGGATACTGGCGATGATGACGATGATGCGACCGAAATTTTTGAGCCCGGAGATCCGAGTGACTATGTGATCGTGAAAGCGAAACTCCCCATGGCAACGGTCAACAATTTCTTCAAGCTGTTTGGGAGCAGTAGCGAAACCACTTTCACGATTTCATCTGTTCTGGTGTTCCGCAATGAGCCCTACGAGTAG